One segment of Zymoseptoria tritici IPO323 chromosome 2, whole genome shotgun sequence DNA contains the following:
- a CDS encoding proteasome regulatory particle subunit RPN8 (Probable CSN6 from signalosome Cop9 complex) has product MPATTAETLSIVNRTVSVAPLVLLSAADHYGRSAKGTRKRVVGVVLGQNDGKSVRVSNSFAVPFEEDEKDPSVWFLDHNYVESMNDMFKKVNAKEKLIGWYHSGPKLRASDLEINELFKRYTPNPLLVIIDVQPKEVGVPTDAYFAVEEIKDDGTTTSKTFVHTPSTIEAEEAEEIGVEHLLRDIRDVAVGTLSTRITSQLESLQGLHLRLQDIGKYLQKVLDGDLPVNHAILGNLQDVFNLLPNLSTPKIAAKDLPSVNGLVNGSVGITGGNTENSELARAMSIKTNDQLMAIYLSSLIRAITAFHDLIENKIQNKRNIEDEDAKKEEDKKDKEIKKEEKLQLNGTSEKTDKESKEEASKKDEKSTKK; this is encoded by the exons ATGCCCGCGACTACGGCGGAGACGCTCAGCATTGTCAACCGCACAGTGTCCGTTGCACCTCTTGTCCTACTCTCAGCTGCAGATCATTACGGTCGCTCAGCGAAAGGCACCCGGAAACGAGTCGTTGGAGTGGTGCTTGGACAGAACGATGGCAAGAGCGTGCGCGTGTCAAACAGTTTCGCAG TACCgttcgaggaagacgagaaggACCCTTCAGTATGGTTTTTGGATCACAACTACGTCGAATCGATGAACGACATGTTCAAGAAGGTCAAcgcgaaggagaagctcaTCGGTTGGTATCACTCCGGACCAAAGCTGCGAGCGAGTGATCTCGAGATCAACGAGCTGTTCAAGCGATACACACCCAATCCACTTCTCGTCATCATCGATGTGCAGCCCAAAGAGGTCGGCGTGCCAACGGATGCATACtttgcggtggaggagatcaAGGAC GACGGCACAACCACATCGAAGACTTTCGTACATACACCGAGTACCATCGAGGCggaagaagcggaggagaTCGGAGTGGAACACTTGCTAAGGGACATCCGGGACGTCGCAGTCGGCACACTCAGCACACGAATCACGAGCCAGCTGGAGTCTCTCCAAGGCCTGCACCTCCGTCTACAAGACATCGGCAAGTACCTGCAAAAGGTCCTCGACGGCGACCTACCAGTGAACCACGCGATCCTCGGCAACCTTCAAGACGTCTTCAACCTCCTCCCGAACCTCTCCACGCCGAAAATAGCTGCCAAAGATCTACCGTCTGTCAACGGACTTGTCAATGGCTCAGTTGGCATCACCGGAGGCAACACCGAGAACTCTGAGCTCGCGCGCGCAATGAGCATCAAGACGAACGACCAGCTCATGGCCATCTACCTTTCCAGCTTAATAAGAGCCATCACCGCCTTCCACGACTTGATTGAGAACAAGATCCAGAACAAGCGGAacatcgaggacgaggacgcgaagaaggaagaggacaagAAAGAcaaggagatcaagaaggaggagaagctgcAGTTGAATGggacgtcggagaagacaGACAAGGAGAGTAAGGAGGAAGCAAGCAAGAAGGATGAGAAGAGCACGAAGAAGTGA
- the MgPMT2 gene encoding Dolichyl-phosphate-mannose-protein mannosyltransferase 2 (Reaction: dolichyl phosphate D-mannose + protein = dolichyl phosphate + O-D-mannosylprotein The enzyme transfers mannosyl residues to the hydroxy group of serine or threonine residues, producing cell-wall mannoproteins. It acts only on long-chain alpha-dihydropolyprenyl derivatives, larger than C35. ...): protein MAADGAITTGANTQGDLRKRNVAAGQNGNYVPQEPGNKLDEKSKEKVNTFLQTLDEWEWLIAPLLFTILAFFTRLYKIGLSPIVTWDEAHFGKFGSHYLKREFYFDVHPPLGKMLVGLSGYLAGYNGSFEFKSGEKYPENLDYTFMRQFNAFFGAVLIPLSYFTAKEMHFRKPVVWLITLAVLCENSYCTISRFILLDSMLLCFTFTTVFTLFKFHNQRHQPFSLQWGFWLGMTGISIGCVCSVKWVGMFGTALVGIYTIVDLWNKFGDLKMPKWELGAHVVFRVIGLIVIPLIVYMFTFYLHFLILENSGPGDAQMSSLFQANLRGTEVGKDSPLEIAYGSKATLKNMGYGGGLLHSHVQTYPEGSGQQQITCYHHKDANNDWFFYPNRHQPTYDPEADLKFVGNGDIIRLIHAQTGRNLHSHTVPAPVTKADHEVSCYGNLTVGDTKDHWMVETVSDAASNDWTKLRTLTTSFRLKHVDLNCYLRAGNVNLPQWGFKQIETTCVKANNPRDVYTHWNVESHVNERLPPSAPGAYKSPFLRDFIHLNVAMMTSNNALVPDPDKQDDLASAPWQWPLLHVGLRMCGWDDAIVKYFLLGNPVVYWGSTFSVFFIMAMIAYYAIRWQRGYDELTWKDLEQFHYSGIYPLLGWFLHYMPFVAMARVTYVHHYYPALYFAILTAGFIVDWYTRNLRSTSVKVAIFGVLYGLVIFMFWLFRAFCFGMEGSNRQWAHLKWFDQWRMVDAPKA, encoded by the exons ATGGCCGCTGACGGCGCCATCACAACGGGCGCAAACACCCAGGGAGATCTCAGAAAACGAAACGTCGCGGCTGGTCAGAATGGCAACTATGTCCCACAAGAGCCTGGGAACAAGCTGGATGAGAAGAGCAAGGAAAAG GTCAACACCTTTCTTCAGACCCTCGACGAATGGGAGTGGCTGATCGCGCCGCTCCTCTTCACgatcctcgccttcttcacgCGCTTGTACAAGATCGGCCTCTCGCCCATTGTCACCTGGGATGAGGCGCATTTTGGAAAGTTCGGGTCTCACTACCTCAAGCGCGAGTTCTACTTTGATGTGCACCCTCCGCTTGGAAAAATGCTGGTGGGACTTTCAGGATACCTCGCAGGCTACAATGGCTCGTTCGAGTTCAAGAGCGGAGAGAAGTACCCGGAGAACCTCGATTACACCTTCATGCGCCAGTTCAACGCCTTCTTCGGCGCGGTCTTGATTCCTCTGTCCTACTTCACCGCGAAAGAGATGCACTTCCGGAAGCCAGTTGTCTGGCTCATCACGTTGGCAGTCCTCTGCGAGAACAGCTACTGCACGATCAGCAGATTCATCCTCCTGGACAGCATGCTCTTGTgcttcaccttcaccacGGTCTTCACCTTGTTCAAGTTTCACAACCAGAGGCATCAACCGTTCTCGCTCCAGTGGGGTTTCTGGCTCGGCATGACTGGAATATCCATCGGATGCGTGTGCAGTGTGAAGTGGGTCGGTATGTTTGGCACCGCGCTTGTCGGTATCTACACGATCGTGGACCTCTGGAACAAGTTTGGCGACCTTAAGATGCCAAAGTGGGAGCTGGGAGCGCATGTGGTCTTTCGCGTTATCGGCCTGATTGTCATCCCGCTCATCGTTTACATGTTCACATTTTACCTCCACTTCCTCATCTTGGAGAACTCTGGTCCTGGTGATGCGCAAATGTCATCGCTCTTCCAGGCCAACCTCCGCGGCACTGAGGTTGGAAAGGACAGCCCATTGGAGATTGCGTATGGTTCGAAGGCTACGTTGAAGAACATGGGATACGGTGGTGGACTTCTACACTCTCACGTGCAGACCTATCCTGAGGGATCTGGCCAGCAGCAAATCACTTGCTACCACCACAAAGATGCCAACAACGACTGGTTCTTCTACCCGAACAGACACCAGCCTACCTACGACCCGGAAGCAGATCTCAAGTTTGTCGGCAACGGAGACATCATCCGATTAATCCACGCTCAGACCGGCCGCAACCTCCACTCTCACACCGTCCCCGCTCCCGTCACCAAGGCCGACCACGAGGTCTCTTGCTACGGCAACTTGACTGTTGGTGACACCAAGGACCACTGGATGGTGGAGACTGTCAGTGATGCGGCTTCCAACGATTGGACGAAGCTTCGCACTTTGACCACTTCTTTCCGTCTGAAGCACGTCGATCTCAACTGCTACCTTCGTGCTGGCAATGTCAACCTGCCACAGTGGGGTTTCAAGCAGATTGAGACGACTTGTGTCAAAGCCAACAATCCTCGCGATGTGTACACTCACTGGAATGTTGAATCCCATGTGAACGAGAGGC TGCCACCTAGCGCCCCAGGTGCTTACAAATCTCCGTTCCTCCGCGACTTCATTCACTTGAATGTGGCCATGATGACCTCCAACAACGCCCTGGTTCCCGATCCCGACAAGCAGGATGATCTGGCTTCCGCACCGTGGCAGTGGCCTCTACTCCACGTCGGTCTACGCATGTGTGGCTGGGACGATGCCATTGTCAAgtacttcctcctcggcaaTCCAGTGGTTTACTGGGGCTCGACCTTCTCTGTATTCTTCATCATGGCCATGATCGCGTACTACGCCATTCGTTGGCAGCGTGGCTACGACGAGCTCACCTGGAAGGATCTCGAGCAGTTCCACTACAGTGGCATCTACCCTCTTCTCGGCTGGTTCCTCCACTACATGCCGTTTGTTGCCATGGCTCGTGTCACCTACGTGCATCACTACTATCCAGCGCTGTACTTCGCCATTCTCACCGCCGGATTCATCGTCGACTGGTACACTCGCAACTTGCGCAGCACCTCTGTCAAAGTCGCCATCTTCGGTGTGCTATACGGCTTGGTCATCTTCATGTTCTGGCTGTTCCGCGCCTTCTGCTTCGGCATGGAGGGATCGAATAGACAATGGGCGCACCTGAAGTGGTTTGACCAATGGAGGATGGTAGATGCTCCAAAGGCTTAG